The Aliiroseovarius pelagivivens genome contains a region encoding:
- the greA gene encoding transcription elongation factor GreA translates to MEKIPLTRAGHAALNDELKQLKSVERPAIIEAIATARELGDLKENAEYHSAREKQGFIEGRIKELEGILSLAEVIDPKSMSGAVKFSATVTIVDEDTDEEKTYQIVGEPEADIEAGKLNIRSPLARALIGKEEGDSVEVRTPGGEKAYEILNIDWI, encoded by the coding sequence ATGGAAAAGATACCTTTGACCCGCGCGGGACACGCCGCGCTGAATGACGAATTGAAGCAGCTGAAGTCAGTAGAACGCCCCGCGATCATCGAGGCGATTGCCACCGCGCGCGAGCTTGGCGACCTGAAAGAGAATGCTGAATATCACTCTGCGCGTGAAAAGCAGGGCTTCATCGAGGGCCGCATCAAAGAGCTGGAAGGCATTCTGTCGCTGGCCGAGGTGATCGACCCGAAGAGCATGTCGGGTGCAGTCAAGTTTTCGGCGACCGTTACGATTGTTGATGAAGATACCGACGAAGAGAAGACCTATCAGATCGTGGGCGAACCCGAGGCCGATATCGAAGCGGGTAAGCTGAACATCAGGTCTCCGCTGGCCCGCGCCCTGATCGGCAAGGAAGAAGGCGATAGCGTCGAAGTGCGCACGCCGGGTGGCGAGAAAGCCTATGAAATCCTGAATATCGACTGGATCTGA
- the moaB gene encoding molybdenum cofactor biosynthesis protein B, which produces MSHIPADNQREFIPVRIAVLTVSDSRSMDEDRSGDTLVKRLEDAGHLLADRKIIRDERGEIADQLRAWSLDPEIDVVISTGGTGLTGRDVSVEAHRDVYEKEIEAFGTVFTIVSMKKIGTSAVQSRATGGVANGTYFFALPGSPGACKDAWDEILVHQLDYRHPPCNFVEIFPRLDEHKRRK; this is translated from the coding sequence ATGTCCCACATCCCCGCCGACAACCAACGCGAGTTCATCCCGGTCCGCATCGCGGTTCTGACTGTGTCCGACAGCCGCTCGATGGACGAGGATCGTTCGGGCGATACCTTGGTCAAACGGCTGGAAGACGCCGGGCATCTGCTGGCTGATCGCAAGATCATCCGCGATGAGCGGGGCGAGATTGCGGACCAACTGCGCGCATGGTCCTTGGACCCCGAAATTGACGTGGTGATTTCCACCGGCGGCACCGGTTTGACGGGCCGGGATGTCTCGGTCGAGGCGCATCGCGATGTCTATGAAAAAGAAATCGAGGCATTCGGGACGGTTTTCACCATCGTCTCGATGAAAAAGATCGGCACCTCGGCAGTGCAAAGCCGCGCCACCGGGGGCGTTGCCAACGGCACTTATTTCTTCGCCCTGCCCGGCAGCCCCGGCGCCTGCAAGGACGCGTGGGACGAAATTCTGGTGCATCAACTGGATTATCGTCATCCCCCTTGCAATTTCGTCGAAATTTTTCCGCGTTTGGACGAACATAAACGACGGAAATGA
- a CDS encoding efflux RND transporter permease subunit — protein sequence MTPAPGILSYFTRHATVANLLLVILMALGIASYPQMRAQFFPDVIVESVTVSTSWQGAGAEDVDTAIVQVMEPALLAVDGVSSVSSRAFEGRARIEMEFEPGWDVNQAADDIQVAVDEITDMPEDADTPTVRRGAWRDSVTDVVISGPVAIEQLGRFADEMVIRLFERGVTRTSIRGFAAPKTVIEVTSLSLIEHDVTMAQIAAVIAGEVSANPAGNVSSGAARVRTGDPKRTPDDIATLVLRANPDGSNLTIGDVAMVRVEGVNRNRSYFVGDDPAMALNVSRSAQGDAIELQEIVEEIRAEMLETLPEGVEIELMRTRSALISARLKMLTENGLQGLGLVLLLLFLFLNARTAFWVAAGIPVAMTTAVFLMYMSGITINMISLFALIITLGIVVDDAIVVGEHADFRARRLGEEPFTAAENAARRMFPPVFSATLTTIIAFFGLTSIGGRFGDLITDIPFTVIVVLTASLIECFLILPHHMAHALTHTAKEHWYDWPSRQVNKGFRWVRDKGFRPLMALVIKARYPVIAATILILVSQAAIFIRGDLTFRFFSAPERSSITANFAMAEGATRADTRAMLDNVQRAVEQTTAEFEETYGASPVAHALAQIGGNAGRGLSGVDNKDADLLGSIVIELIDADLRPYSTFELVSALQDEIVNHPLLEVLSFRGGRFGPGGDSLDVDLFGATSETLKAAAEDLKTQLIQYPEVSALEDSLSYDKEELVLDLTAQGKALGFTIDDLSRVLRNRLNGVEAATYPDGTRSAEIRVELPDGERSADFLERMQLRTQAGAYVSLADLVSVQTRQGFATVQRENGIRMVNVSGDISEDNAARAEEIQRTIETEILPALAETHSIEYRIGGLAEQQKDFLSDARTGLILVLLGIFLTLAWIFSSWTRPLVVMSIIPFGLVGAIYGHVQWDVPLSMFSVVGLIGMTGIIINDSIVLVTTIDEYARDRGIIPAIIEGAADRLRAVMLTTMTTVLGLMPLLYETSRQAQFLKPTVITLIYGLGFGMFLVLLIVPSLIAIQTDIGKMIATLRRLWHGRGRAAAKPAVRVTGLAAGAMLLAFAGSIAMWGATNGAILRAVLICGAIAVVSMAAAYASQKRAG from the coding sequence ATGACCCCGGCCCCCGGCATCCTGTCCTATTTCACGCGCCACGCCACGGTTGCCAACCTGCTGTTGGTGATCCTAATGGCGCTTGGCATCGCCAGCTATCCGCAGATGCGGGCGCAATTCTTCCCCGATGTGATCGTGGAAAGCGTGACCGTTTCTACAAGTTGGCAAGGCGCCGGTGCCGAAGATGTGGACACCGCCATCGTGCAGGTGATGGAACCTGCGCTTCTGGCCGTTGACGGCGTGTCCAGCGTCAGCTCGCGCGCCTTTGAGGGTCGCGCCCGGATTGAAATGGAGTTCGAACCCGGCTGGGATGTCAATCAGGCCGCCGATGACATTCAGGTCGCGGTGGATGAAATCACTGACATGCCCGAAGACGCAGACACCCCCACGGTCCGGCGCGGCGCATGGCGCGACAGCGTTACGGATGTGGTGATCTCGGGGCCCGTTGCCATTGAACAGCTGGGTCGTTTTGCAGACGAAATGGTGATCCGCCTGTTTGAACGCGGCGTGACGCGCACCTCGATCCGAGGCTTCGCCGCCCCAAAAACCGTGATCGAGGTCACCTCCCTGTCGCTAATCGAACATGATGTGACCATGGCCCAGATCGCCGCAGTGATCGCGGGCGAGGTCAGCGCGAACCCGGCGGGCAACGTATCTTCGGGCGCAGCGCGGGTGCGCACAGGCGACCCCAAGCGGACCCCTGACGACATTGCGACACTGGTCCTGCGCGCCAATCCAGACGGGTCGAACCTGACCATCGGAGATGTGGCGATGGTCCGCGTCGAAGGCGTGAACCGCAACCGATCTTATTTCGTCGGCGACGATCCGGCGATGGCGCTGAATGTCTCGCGCTCGGCGCAAGGGGACGCGATTGAGCTGCAAGAGATCGTCGAGGAAATCCGCGCCGAGATGCTAGAAACCCTTCCTGAAGGGGTCGAGATCGAACTGATGCGTACGCGATCTGCCTTGATTTCCGCCCGTCTGAAAATGCTGACGGAAAACGGCCTTCAGGGGCTTGGGCTGGTGTTGTTACTGCTCTTCCTTTTCCTGAATGCCCGTACAGCGTTTTGGGTTGCCGCTGGGATCCCCGTGGCCATGACCACCGCCGTGTTCCTGATGTATATGTCTGGGATCACGATCAACATGATTTCGCTTTTCGCGCTGATCATCACGCTGGGGATCGTGGTGGATGACGCCATCGTGGTGGGCGAACACGCTGATTTCCGAGCGCGGCGCTTGGGCGAAGAACCGTTCACAGCTGCCGAGAACGCGGCGCGGCGGATGTTCCCGCCGGTCTTTTCCGCCACGCTCACCACGATCATTGCCTTCTTCGGGCTGACCTCGATCGGGGGACGGTTCGGCGATCTGATCACCGACATTCCCTTCACCGTCATCGTGGTTCTGACCGCATCTCTAATCGAATGCTTCCTGATCCTGCCGCACCACATGGCGCACGCTCTGACCCACACCGCCAAAGAACACTGGTATGACTGGCCATCCCGGCAGGTGAACAAAGGCTTCCGCTGGGTGCGTGACAAAGGTTTCCGCCCCTTGATGGCGCTGGTAATCAAGGCGCGCTATCCGGTGATTGCGGCGACCATCCTGATTTTGGTCAGCCAAGCCGCGATCTTCATCCGAGGCGACCTGACCTTCCGCTTTTTCAGCGCGCCTGAACGGTCCTCGATCACGGCAAACTTCGCGATGGCCGAAGGCGCAACCCGCGCTGACACCCGCGCCATGCTGGACAATGTGCAACGCGCTGTGGAACAGACTACTGCCGAATTCGAAGAAACCTACGGCGCAAGTCCTGTGGCACATGCGCTGGCACAAATCGGCGGGAACGCAGGACGCGGCTTGTCGGGCGTGGACAACAAAGACGCCGATCTTCTTGGGTCCATCGTGATCGAGCTGATCGACGCCGACCTGCGCCCTTACTCCACCTTCGAACTCGTCTCGGCCCTGCAAGACGAGATCGTGAACCATCCGCTGTTGGAGGTTCTGTCTTTCCGTGGTGGACGCTTCGGGCCGGGCGGCGACAGTCTTGACGTTGATCTGTTCGGGGCCACGTCCGAGACGCTGAAGGCCGCAGCCGAGGACCTGAAGACGCAGCTGATCCAATACCCCGAAGTATCGGCGCTGGAAGACAGTCTGAGCTATGACAAGGAAGAGCTGGTTCTGGATCTGACCGCGCAGGGCAAGGCGCTTGGGTTCACCATTGATGATCTCAGCCGCGTCCTGCGCAATCGCCTGAACGGGGTCGAGGCCGCGACCTATCCCGATGGCACACGCTCGGCCGAAATCCGGGTTGAGTTGCCGGACGGCGAACGCTCGGCTGATTTTTTAGAACGGATGCAGCTGCGCACGCAGGCGGGCGCCTATGTCAGCCTTGCGGATCTGGTGTCCGTGCAGACGCGCCAAGGCTTTGCCACCGTTCAACGTGAAAACGGCATTCGGATGGTCAATGTCTCGGGTGATATTAGCGAAGACAACGCCGCCCGCGCCGAAGAGATCCAGCGCACAATCGAGACTGAGATCCTGCCCGCACTGGCCGAAACCCATTCGATTGAATATCGGATCGGCGGGTTGGCCGAGCAACAGAAGGACTTCCTGTCAGATGCCCGTACGGGTTTGATCCTAGTCCTGCTGGGGATTTTCCTGACGCTCGCGTGGATCTTCTCAAGCTGGACGCGGCCCTTGGTGGTCATGTCGATCATTCCCTTCGGGCTGGTTGGCGCGATTTACGGGCATGTTCAATGGGATGTGCCGTTGTCCATGTTCTCGGTCGTGGGGTTGATCGGGATGACGGGGATTATCATCAACGATTCCATCGTGCTGGTGACGACCATCGACGAATACGCGCGGGACCGCGGAATCATTCCGGCCATTATCGAAGGTGCCGCCGACCGTCTGCGCGCGGTGATGCTGACCACGATGACCACTGTGCTGGGATTGATGCCCTTGCTGTATGAAACATCGCGGCAGGCGCAGTTCCTGAAACCCACGGTGATCACGCTGATCTATGGGCTTGGGTTTGGGATGTTTCTGGTGCTGCTGATCGTGCCGTCGCTGATCGCCATTCAGACCGATATCGGAAAAATGATCGCTACCCTTCGCCGCCTATGGCACGGGCGCGGGCGCGCTGCGGCCAAACCTGCGGTTCGTGTAACTGGACTGGCTGCGGGCGCAATGCTACTGGCCTTCGCTGGATCCATCGCGATGTGGGGTGCTACCAACGGCGCAATCCTGCGCGCGGTTTTGATATGTGGTGCGATTGCGGTGGTCAGCATGGCCGCCGCCTATGCCAGCCAGAAACGCGCGGGATAG
- a CDS encoding tetratricopeptide repeat protein — MFRLTSSALRRLALPALLTAQCAVGTAAYADSAAGAYLAARHADLSRSFPEMVEYGTRAIAQDPENLDVLEGLIVAQIALGKLDDALPYARRLASVSEGNQIAALVLLGDALADDDWDTATELVGTKVSIAPVIDQMIQAWIRIGQGKMSDALTIFDTLGEDDASIGFTLYQKALALAYVGDFEGAASILGGERGALQLNRSGLFAHAQTLSQSDRQEDAIALMKAAQSGMTDPEVEQVITDLEAGKTLDFNVIRSPQDGIAELLFAVAETVGPEGDQTGILLYNRLAEHLAPTHAGVLVLSAQILEQMGHLELAIETYGRVPQDSFAYQHAALGRTDVLRRADRLDEATGELRTLADTFPGTLRFRVALGDTLMQQDRFAEARDAYDLAIARFEVGLSTQWPTYFQRAIAAHKLDDWPAAEADFRKALELSPEQPTVLNYLGYSLVERHEKLDEALGMIERAVAARPDRGYIVDSLGWVFYRLGRYDEAVEQMERAVELEPVEPILNDHLGDTYWAVGRKREAEFQWRRSLSFITDDTDLTELDPDRIRRKLEVGLDVVLEEEGADPLHASE, encoded by the coding sequence TTGTTCCGCCTCACATCTTCGGCCCTGCGCCGCCTTGCTCTTCCTGCCCTTCTGACCGCACAATGCGCTGTCGGAACCGCCGCTTACGCGGACAGTGCGGCGGGGGCTTATCTTGCCGCACGCCATGCCGATCTGTCGCGCAGTTTCCCCGAGATGGTCGAATACGGCACGCGCGCGATTGCCCAAGACCCCGAGAATCTGGACGTTCTGGAAGGTTTGATCGTCGCCCAGATCGCGCTTGGAAAATTGGACGATGCGCTGCCCTATGCACGTCGGCTGGCCTCGGTCAGCGAAGGCAACCAGATCGCAGCCCTTGTTCTATTGGGCGACGCGTTGGCGGATGATGACTGGGACACGGCGACCGAACTTGTGGGCACCAAGGTGTCGATCGCACCCGTCATTGATCAGATGATTCAGGCCTGGATCCGCATTGGACAGGGCAAGATGTCGGATGCGCTGACTATTTTTGACACGCTGGGCGAAGACGACGCCAGCATTGGCTTCACGCTGTATCAAAAAGCCTTGGCGCTGGCCTATGTCGGAGACTTCGAAGGCGCGGCCAGCATTCTGGGGGGCGAGCGCGGCGCGCTGCAATTAAATCGCTCGGGCCTGTTTGCCCATGCCCAGACGCTTAGCCAAAGCGACCGCCAAGAGGACGCTATTGCGCTGATGAAGGCCGCACAGTCCGGCATGACGGATCCTGAAGTTGAACAGGTAATTACGGATCTTGAGGCCGGAAAGACGCTAGACTTCAACGTCATCCGTTCGCCGCAGGACGGAATCGCCGAGCTTCTGTTTGCTGTTGCTGAAACGGTCGGGCCCGAAGGCGACCAGACCGGCATCCTGCTTTACAACCGCTTGGCCGAACATCTGGCGCCGACCCATGCAGGTGTTCTGGTTCTGTCAGCCCAGATTCTTGAACAAATGGGTCATCTTGAACTGGCAATTGAAACCTATGGTCGGGTTCCGCAAGACAGCTTTGCATATCAGCACGCGGCCCTTGGCCGCACTGATGTATTGCGCCGCGCTGACCGGCTGGACGAAGCCACAGGAGAGCTGCGCACCTTGGCAGACACCTTCCCCGGCACATTGCGCTTTCGCGTGGCGCTTGGGGACACTCTGATGCAGCAGGATCGCTTTGCCGAAGCACGCGATGCCTATGACCTTGCCATTGCCCGCTTTGAAGTCGGTCTTTCCACCCAATGGCCCACATATTTCCAACGCGCGATTGCCGCTCACAAGCTGGACGACTGGCCCGCCGCCGAGGCCGATTTCCGCAAAGCGCTGGAGCTAAGCCCTGAGCAACCCACAGTCTTGAACTATTTGGGCTACTCGTTGGTGGAACGTCACGAGAAACTGGATGAAGCCTTGGGGATGATCGAGCGCGCCGTCGCGGCCCGCCCGGATCGCGGTTATATCGTCGATAGTCTGGGCTGGGTTTTCTATCGCTTGGGCCGCTATGACGAGGCCGTCGAGCAAATGGAACGCGCGGTCGAGCTGGAACCGGTGGAACCCATTCTGAACGACCATCTGGGCGATACCTATTGGGCGGTTGGCCGCAAACGCGAGGCCGAGTTCCAATGGAGACGCTCCTTAAGCTTCATCACCGATGACACTGACCTGACCGAGCTTGACCCCGACCGCATCCGTCGCAAGCTCGAGGTCGGTCTGGACGTGGTTCTGGAAGAAGAAGGGGCCGATCCCCTGCACGCCTCCGAATGA
- a CDS encoding efflux RND transporter periplasmic adaptor subunit, translating into MRFLGRSLIGLFLLAATIGLLAMAGLMVQSAFKARADRDNAAPSGRERVFSANVVMLEPSTITPILSSFGELATRRGLDIRARASGTVVEMSDAFVNGGQVDEGAFLLRIDPTDYKAALSLAETDLTQSEAELRDAKAALDLARDDLENARGQADLRDAALARQNDLVGRGVGTEAAVENAALAASSAAQVVLGKRQAVITAEARVATAEASLSRRGIARDEAQRRLNETEIRAEFSGTLTDVTVLRGGLVTPNEKLGRLVDPNKLEVGFRVSTAQYARLLADNGALADLPVNIRLEATGVDLTATGRVDRESADVGEGQTGRMLFANLDATPGLRPGDFVTVELSEPPLDQVVRLPATALDASGNILVLGDEDRLESAPVTLLRRQGDDVLVRIEGLNGREAITKRSPVLGEGIRVRPVRDGKLAPEAKPEMVALDPARIALLKSFVESNTRMPEPARDRILRQLEEGELPADTLARLEKRMGN; encoded by the coding sequence ATGCGATTTCTGGGACGCAGCCTGATTGGGCTTTTCCTGCTGGCTGCCACGATCGGCCTTTTGGCGATGGCCGGACTGATGGTGCAATCGGCGTTCAAGGCACGCGCGGATCGCGATAACGCAGCCCCTTCGGGCCGTGAACGGGTGTTTTCGGCCAATGTTGTGATGCTTGAGCCGTCAACAATCACTCCGATCCTATCATCCTTCGGAGAGCTGGCTACGCGCCGAGGTTTGGACATCCGCGCCCGCGCATCGGGTACCGTAGTCGAAATGTCGGACGCCTTCGTGAACGGCGGGCAGGTCGACGAAGGCGCGTTTTTGCTGCGCATCGACCCCACAGATTACAAAGCCGCGCTTTCGCTGGCGGAAACTGATCTGACCCAGTCCGAGGCCGAGCTGCGTGACGCAAAGGCCGCACTAGATTTGGCGCGCGATGACTTGGAAAACGCCCGAGGTCAGGCCGATTTGCGTGACGCGGCACTCGCCCGGCAAAACGATCTTGTTGGTCGAGGCGTCGGCACCGAAGCAGCCGTTGAAAACGCAGCACTTGCCGCATCATCTGCCGCGCAGGTCGTGCTGGGGAAACGGCAGGCGGTCATCACCGCCGAAGCCCGTGTGGCCACAGCCGAGGCCAGCCTGTCACGCCGTGGAATTGCCCGCGACGAAGCCCAACGCCGGCTGAATGAAACCGAGATTCGCGCCGAGTTCTCAGGCACTTTGACAGACGTAACCGTCCTACGTGGTGGGCTTGTCACCCCGAACGAAAAACTAGGGCGGCTGGTGGATCCCAACAAGCTTGAGGTCGGGTTCCGCGTCTCAACCGCGCAATATGCACGGCTTTTGGCAGACAACGGTGCGCTGGCCGATCTGCCGGTAAATATCCGGCTCGAGGCCACTGGCGTTGATCTGACCGCCACAGGTCGGGTGGACCGCGAAAGCGCGGATGTTGGTGAAGGGCAAACGGGCCGGATGCTCTTTGCCAATCTGGACGCGACGCCGGGCTTGCGTCCGGGGGATTTCGTGACGGTCGAACTGTCCGAACCGCCGTTGGACCAAGTGGTGCGCCTGCCCGCAACCGCGCTGGATGCCTCGGGCAATATTCTGGTGCTGGGCGACGAAGACCGGTTGGAAAGCGCACCGGTGACGCTGCTCCGCCGTCAAGGTGATGACGTTCTTGTCCGCATCGAAGGTCTGAACGGTCGCGAGGCAATCACCAAGCGCAGCCCAGTTTTGGGCGAAGGCATTCGCGTGCGCCCCGTGCGCGACGGTAAGCTGGCCCCGGAAGCCAAGCCCGAGATGGTCGCACTGGACCCCGCGCGAATTGCCCTTCTGAAAAGCTTTGTGGAAAGCAACACACGGATGCCTGAACCCGCCCGCGATCGTATTCTGCGCCAGTTGGAAGAGGGCGAATTGCCTGCTGACACACTGGCGCGGCTTGAAAAGCGCATGGGGAACTGA
- a CDS encoding uracil-DNA glycosylase, with amino-acid sequence MESAQDWHSAKALLEWQIELGVVDAISDAPIDRYALAPSEPKSAPETQKTAPVELPKRATPTPPPAEPRIDYVALAKQAAAGAQDLDGLKAAMKAFDGCELKKGARNTVISDGNPAARVMIIGEAPGRDEDIEGRPFVGRAGQLLDKMFAAIGMGRDVPLSKDAVYITNVMPWRPPQNRDPSPEEMAMMVPFLERHVQLVAPELIVLMGNSPCQAVLGKRGITRLRGHWDTQWGKPIMPMFHPAYLLRNPAAKREAWADLLEIQAKLNEGA; translated from the coding sequence ATGGAATCGGCACAAGACTGGCACAGCGCGAAGGCGCTTTTAGAATGGCAGATCGAGCTGGGCGTAGTGGATGCAATTTCCGACGCCCCGATAGATCGCTATGCCTTGGCGCCATCCGAGCCGAAATCGGCACCCGAAACCCAGAAAACCGCGCCGGTCGAACTGCCGAAGCGCGCCACTCCGACACCTCCGCCAGCCGAGCCTAGGATCGACTATGTCGCGCTGGCCAAACAGGCCGCAGCGGGTGCGCAGGATCTGGATGGGCTGAAAGCCGCGATGAAAGCCTTCGATGGCTGCGAGCTGAAGAAAGGTGCGCGCAACACGGTGATTTCCGACGGAAACCCAGCCGCGCGTGTGATGATCATTGGCGAAGCGCCGGGCCGGGACGAGGATATCGAGGGCCGTCCCTTTGTCGGCCGCGCAGGCCAGCTTCTGGACAAGATGTTCGCCGCAATCGGGATGGGACGCGATGTACCTTTGTCGAAGGACGCCGTTTACATCACCAATGTGATGCCATGGCGGCCGCCCCAAAACCGCGACCCTAGCCCCGAGGAAATGGCCATGATGGTCCCCTTCCTTGAGCGCCACGTCCAACTGGTCGCGCCCGAGCTGATCGTCTTGATGGGAAATTCACCCTGTCAGGCCGTTTTGGGCAAGCGCGGCATCACCCGCCTGCGCGGCCATTGGGACACCCAATGGGGAAAGCCGATCATGCCCATGTTCCACCCGGCATATTTGCTGCGCAACCCCGCCGCCAAACGCGAGGCATGGGCGGATCTTCTCGAAATCCAAGCGAAACTGAACGAGGGCGCATAG
- a CDS encoding electron transfer flavoprotein-ubiquinone oxidoreductase, whose translation MSDIERESMEYDVVIVGAGPAGLSAAIRLKQQDPDLEVVVLEKGSEVGAHILSGAVLDTCGLDKLIPDWKDKGAPIKTEVKKDNFLVLGPAGHIRVPNWPMPPLMNNHGNYIVSMANVCRWMAEQAEELGVEIFPGMAASELVYGENGEVKGVVAGVFGLEADGSYGENTEPGMELHGKYVFISEGVRGSLAKEIIGKYDLQAGRDVQKFGIGMKEIWEIDPAKHREGTVTHTMGWPLGSNAGGGSFIYHLENNQVFVGFVVHLNYKNPHLYPYMEFQRFKHHPEIAKLLEGGKRVAYGARAITEGGYQSMPKASFPGGALLGCSVGLVNVPRIKGNHNAMLSGMAAADAAVKAIKAGRAGDELNDYEEELRTGEVAKDLKKVRNVKPLWSKYGLTASLMLGGLDMWVQSITGWSPFGTVKHGKNDAEVTGKAKDYPEIDYPKPDGTLSFDRLTNVSFAATNHEESQPCHLKLANPDLPISVNLPEFAEPAQRYCPAGVYEVVEEDGKDPRFVVNFQNCVHCKTCDIKDPSQNITWTVPQGGDGPNYPNM comes from the coding sequence ATGAGCGACATCGAACGCGAAAGCATGGAATACGACGTGGTCATCGTGGGCGCAGGCCCCGCAGGCCTGTCCGCCGCCATTCGTCTGAAACAACAAGACCCAGACCTTGAGGTCGTGGTGCTTGAAAAGGGCTCGGAAGTGGGCGCGCACATCCTGTCAGGTGCCGTGCTGGACACTTGCGGCTTGGACAAGCTGATCCCGGACTGGAAAGACAAAGGTGCGCCGATCAAGACGGAAGTGAAGAAAGACAACTTCCTTGTGCTTGGGCCGGCAGGTCACATCCGCGTGCCGAACTGGCCGATGCCGCCGCTGATGAACAACCACGGCAACTATATCGTGTCGATGGCGAATGTCTGCCGCTGGATGGCCGAGCAAGCCGAAGAGCTGGGCGTGGAAATCTTCCCCGGCATGGCCGCATCCGAGCTGGTCTACGGCGAAAACGGCGAAGTGAAGGGCGTCGTTGCAGGCGTCTTCGGTCTGGAAGCTGACGGTTCCTATGGCGAGAACACCGAGCCGGGCATGGAGCTACACGGTAAATACGTCTTCATCTCGGAAGGTGTCCGTGGTTCGCTGGCGAAAGAGATCATCGGCAAATACGACCTTCAGGCTGGCCGCGACGTTCAGAAGTTCGGCATCGGCATGAAAGAGATCTGGGAGATCGACCCCGCCAAGCACCGCGAAGGCACTGTGACCCACACGATGGGCTGGCCTCTGGGGTCGAACGCCGGTGGTGGCTCGTTCATCTATCACTTGGAAAACAATCAGGTGTTCGTCGGCTTCGTGGTTCACCTGAACTATAAGAACCCGCATCTGTATCCCTATATGGAATTCCAACGCTTCAAGCATCACCCCGAGATTGCCAAGCTGCTGGAAGGCGGCAAGCGCGTGGCTTACGGCGCGCGTGCAATCACCGAGGGCGGCTATCAGTCGATGCCGAAAGCCTCGTTCCCGGGTGGAGCGCTGCTGGGCTGCTCGGTCGGTCTGGTGAACGTGCCGCGCATCAAAGGCAACCATAACGCGATGCTGTCCGGCATGGCAGCTGCGGATGCTGCGGTGAAAGCCATCAAGGCAGGCCGCGCCGGTGACGAGCTGAACGACTATGAAGAAGAACTGCGCACCGGCGAAGTTGCAAAAGACCTGAAGAAGGTTCGCAACGTCAAGCCGCTGTGGTCGAAGTACGGCCTGACCGCATCGCTGATGCTGGGCGGTCTGGACATGTGGGTACAGTCGATCACCGGCTGGTCACCCTTCGGCACCGTGAAACACGGCAAGAACGATGCGGAAGTTACCGGCAAAGCCAAGGATTATCCCGAGATCGATTATCCGAAGCCCGATGGCACCCTGTCGTTTGACCGCCTGACCAACGTGTCCTTCGCGGCCACCAACCACGAGGAAAGCCAGCCCTGCCACCTGAAGCTGGCCAACCCGGATCTGCCGATCTCGGTCAACTTGCCCGAGTTCGCAGAGCCCGCGCAGCGTTACTGCCCGGCCGGCGTCTATGAAGTGGTCGAAGAAGACGGCAAAGACCCGCGCTTTGTGGTCAACTTCCAGAACTGCGTGCACTGCAAGACCTGTGACATCAAGGACCCCAGCCAGAACATCACCTGGACGGTTCCGCAGGGCGGCGACGGGCCGAACTATCCGAACATGTGA